The genomic segment TTGTAACATCATTTTCTACTTGTATGTCTCTTTCTTTTCCACAATAACAAAATCCAGTAACTTTGACAATATTTGGTGATATCCAAACCAATAAATCTAATTGATGAGAAGCTTGTGTCATTAAAAGTCCTCCCCCTTCTCCTTTATAACTTCCTCTCCAAGAACCAGAATCATGATAGGCCTGTGTTCTATAAAGATTAGTTATAATCCAACAAACTCTTTTAATCTCCCCTACTTCTCCATTTTCTACTAGTTCTTTTATTTTATTAAATGCTTTACTTGTTCTTCTACAATAAAGAACTCCACTTTTTATATTTTCTTTTTCATCTAATAATTTTACAAGTTTTTCAACCTCATCAGAATACACACCAATAGGTTTTTCTATTAATGGATGAATATTTTTTTCTACTGCCTTTATTGCCATGTTAGGATGTAAAAAATGTGGAGTACAAATCATTACCATATCTATTAAACCACTGTCTAACATTTTTTCATAATCTGTAAATAAAGTAACATTCTTAAGAGAATATTTCTCACATATATCTTTCATATGTATTTCATTTCTACTTGAAAAAGCTATTACTTTACAATTTGTTATTTTATTTTCAACTATTAATTTTATATATTCTTCTGCTATTGCCCCTATTCCTGCTATTCCTATCCTTACCATATTTTTCCTTTCATACTTTGATTTATATTAAATATTTTTACATTATAACATATTTTTATCTCTAAATAAAAATTTTATTTTAATTTTCTCTTACTTATTATATTTAATCTAAATTTCTATTATTAAATATTTTATGTTATACTATATTATAATAATAAGTTATAGAGGTGAATTTTTTATGCTAAAAACTAAAACTATTGTCCTTGATAATAAGGAAAGTATTGTTTACAGAGAATATGGAACTGGTAATGAAATATTAATCTTCATTCATGGAAACATTTGTTCTGGAATATTTTTTGAGCCTTTTTTAAATTATTTTAACAAAAATAAATATAGAATCTTAATACCTGATTTAAGAGGTTTTGGAGAAAGTAGTTATTTAACTAAAATTAATAGTATTTCTGATTTTTCAGATGATTTAAATGATTTTTTTTCTAAATTAAATATAAATAATTTTACTTTACTTGGTTGGTCAGCTGGTGGACCTATATGCATGAATTATTCTTCCTCTTATCCTATGAAAGTTAAAAGTTTAATACTCATTAATAGTGTTGGAGTTAATGGTTACCCTATGTATGATGAAAATGGAAAAAAATATATATCAGTTGAAGAAATTAGTCAAGAAAAATCTCAAGTTCTACCTGTTCTAAATGCTATTAAAAATCAAGATAAATTATTTATAAAAAATTTATGGAATAATGCAATATATATTTATAAAAAACCTAATTGTCAACAATCTGAGATAGAAGTTTCAGCTTCTTTAAAACAAAGAAATCTTCCAGAAGTATATCTTGCTTTATCTAATTTTAATATGACTTCTATTTTATTTCCTAATATTCCATCTTTAATTATATTTGGAGATAGTGATTCTATCATTAAAAAAGAAGATATTTTTCTTACTGCTAAATATTTAAATACAAATAACATAATAAAAATTTTAAATTGTGGACATTCTCCTTTTATAGACTCTCCTAATGAGCTTTTTAAATATATAGATAATTTTATTAAAAATTTTAAATAAAAAATTATGATTTTATATATAATAAAAAAGAAGTTATAATATTTCAATAACTTCTTTTTTATTCTTTACTTATCTAATAAATATAATTCTATTATATTAACCATATGGTCTCTTAATCTTCTATAATAGTTTAACATATCCATATAACCTATACTTTGGGATACAGAAATTCCTAATTTAGAAACATTTTGTAAATGAATATCTCTTCCTTTTCTAAATTCTTTTAAAACTTCATTTGCTTTTTCATTAGCTATAACAAATTTTGTTTTATCTTTATTTATATATCCTTGATTAATTAACTCATATATTTCAACAATACCCTTATTTAAAACTTTTAATCTAATTCTTTCATTTTCTGTAAGCTTTATTTCTGAATCAGCAAATTTATTTAAAACTTTACCAATTCTTACTCCATAATCACTTATAGTTTCATATTCATCACAAATTTCTATATTTTTTCTAGTATCATCTTTCATCTCATCATTTATTTCAGAAGTTAATACTAAATAGTTAATATCTGTAATCTCTTTTTGATATAAATCCATTCTCTCTTCAATAACTTGTAATTTTTTTAATTTATCTTCTGATAAAAATCTTTGTTTATTAGTATCAAAGAAATCTGTTAAAATTTTTAACATATCTTCAATTTCTGTATGCATATTTAAAACTTCTTGTCTAGATTGTTCTATAACAACTGATGGAGTCTTTAACATCAATTTATCTAATTGAGTTACTTTCTTCTCTATATCTACACCATCATCTTTAACTATTTTACATAAAAATTTAGCTAACTGTCCAATAAATGGTGTAAATAATATAACATTTATTACATTAAACATAGTATGAGCTGTTGCAATTCCTAATGTTAAATTAGAAGTAGGATTTACTAAAAAATCTAAGAACTCTAAATAATATGGAAATATACTAATAGCCCAACAAACCCCAACTATATTAATTATAGAATGAGCATAAGCAGCTCTTTTTGCATTAGAATTAGCACTAAGAGAAGCTAAAAAAGCTGTAATTGTTGTTCCTACATTCTCTCCTAATACTAAAGCTACAGCTGTAGGATAATTTATTAATCCTTGTGCTGCTAAAGTAATAGTTATCCCTAAAGTTGCTGATGATGATTGAACTATTGCAGTTATTAAAGCTCCAACTATAGCTGCTTTTAAAGCTCCAAAATATGAGTCAGCATTGAATAAACTAAATAAACTTACAAATTCTGGCATACTTCTAATTGGTTTTAATCCATTACTCATTAACTCTAATCCAAAGAAAATCAATCCTAATCCCATTACTGTTAAAGCTCTTGTTTTCCATTTCTCACTTTTAGAAAACATATGGAATATTGCTGCTGCTCCAGCCATTGGTAAACCATATTTTCCTATATTTAAAACAAGAATCCAACCAGTAATAGTAGTACCTATATTAGCTCCTAAAATTAAACCCAAAGCTTGTTGTAAAGTTAATAAAGAAGCATTAACAAATCCTATTGCCATTACAGTACTTACTGATGAAGATTGAACAAGCATTGTTACAAACATACCAACAGCCACAGCTAAAAATCTATTAGTTGTTAAAACTGTTAATATTTTTTTTAACCTTTTACCAGCAATCTTTTGCATCCCACTAGACATATTATCCATTCCATATAAGAATAGACCCAGTCCACCTACAACTTTCATTACAATTTCTAAATACATTTTTCCTCCCAAGTTATTTTTTTGTATTTATTTTAATTTTTATTAGAAATGATATTATATGATTAATTTTTTATTTTATCCTTTTAACTCTTTTATATTTTCTAAAATCTTATCATATTTATCTTGATATTCTTTTTGAATTCTTCTATCTCTTTCTAAAATATGTGCAGGTGCTTTTGATGTAAATTTCTCATTTGATAATTTAGCATTTATTTTTTCTAATTCTTTAGAAACTTTTTCTAATTGAGCTTCTAGTTTTTTAATTTCAGCATCAATGTCTAAAAGTCCTGTAAGTACCATATAAACTTCTGAATCTTTTGCTACTCTAAATCCACTTTGAGTAGGTTTTTCTATATCTTTTCCATATGCAATTTCTTCTAAATTACAAAGTTTTGTTATGAATTTATAATTTTCTTTTATTATATTTAATTCATTTTCATTAGATGATTTTATAACAACTTTAGCAAATTTAGCTGGTGAAATTCCTGCTTCAGCTCTAATATTTCTTAATGAAGATACTATTTCTTGAATATATTCAAAAGCTTTATCTACATTTTCATCAACTAATTTTTCATCACATACTGGATATTTTTGTAACATAACAGTTTCTCCAGATACTTTAATTATTTGCCAAATTTCTTCAGTTAAGAATGGCATAAATGGATGTAAAAGTCTCATTCCAGCTTCTAATATTGTCCATAATACATATTGAGCTGTTATTTTAGAATCCTCATCTTCAGAGTTATATAATCTTATTTTAGCTAATTCAACATACCAATCACAGAAATCTCCTCTTAAGAACTCATATACTGATTTTGCTGCTTCATCTAATTGGAATTTATCTAACTCTATTGCTACATTTCTACTTGTTTCATTTAATCTTGAGAATATCCACTTATCAACTAATTCATATTTTAATTTAGATTTATCTACTTTTGTTACATCAAAGCCATCTAAGTTCATTATAACAAATCTTGATACGTTCCAAATTTTATTAGCAAAGTTTCTTCCCATCTCTAATAATTTTTCAGAGAAGTGTACATCTTGTCCTTGAGATGTATTATAAAGCATTGTAAATCTTATAGCATCAGCTCCATATTTATCTATTAAATCTAATGGGTCTGGTGAGTTTCCTAAAGATTTAGACATTTTTCTTCCAATTTCATCTCTTACTATTCCATGTAAATATACATTATGGAATGGTTTATCTCCTTGAGTATACTCTCCAAACATTATCATTCTAGCAACCCAGAAGAATAATATATCTGCTCCTGTTACTAATGTTGATGTTGGATAGAACATCTCTAATTCTTTTGTTTTTTCTGGCCAACCTAAAGTTGAGAAAGGCCATAAAGCTGATGAGAACCAAGTATCTAAAACGTCTTTTTCTTGTTCTAATGTAACGTCTTTTCCATAAAATTCTTTTGCTTGAGCATAAGCTTCTTCTTCTGTATGAGCTACAAATATTTTTTTATCTGGTCCATACCAAGCTGGTATTCTATGTCCCCACCAAATTTGTCTTGAAATACACCAATCTCTAATATTCTCTAACCAGTTGTAGTAAACTTTTTCCCATCTCTTAGGCATTATTTTTACTTCACCATTTCTTACAACTTCTAGAGCTTTTTCAGCTAATGGTTTCATTTTTACAAACCATTGATTTGATACTCTAGGCTCTATAGCTGTATGACATCTATAACAAGTTCCTACATTGTGAGAATATGGTTCAAATTTTACTAAATATCCTTGTTCTTTTAAATCTTCTCCAATAACTTTTCTTGCTTCAAATCTATCTAATCCAGAATATTTTCCATATCCTTCTACTATTTTAGCGTCATTTGTAAATACATTGATTATTGGTAAATTAAATTTATTTCCTATTGCAAAGTCATTAGGGTCATGAGCTGGAGTTATTTTTAAAGCTCCTGTTCCAAATTCCATATCAACATATTTATCAGCAATAATTTCAATTTCTCTTCCTATTAATGGAAGGATTGCTTTTTTACCAACAAATTTTTTATATCTTTCATCATCTGGATGAACAGCAATAGCAACGTCTCCAAGCATTGTTTCTGGTCTAGTTGTAGCTACTATTAAATATTCATCAGTATCCTTTACTTGATATTTAATATGCCAGAATCCACCAGCTTGGTCTTCAAATTCTACCTCATCATCAGCTAAAGCTGTACCACATCTTGGACACCAGTTTACCATATATTCACCTTGATAAATTAGTCCATCATTATATAATTTTACAAATATATCTCTTACAGCTTTAGAAAGTCCTTCATCCATTGTAAATCTTTCTCTATCCCAATCAAGTGAAGCTCCTAGTTTTCTTAATTGAGAAGTTATGATTCCACCATGTTTTTCTTTCCATCTCCATGTTTCCTCAATGAATTTCTCTCTTCCTAAATCTTCTTTTTTTAATCCTTCTTCAGCTAATTTCTTTTCAACTTTATTTTGAGTAGCTATTCCTGCATGGTCCATTCCAGGCATCCATAAAGTGTTAAATCCTGACATTCTCTTATATCTTATTAAAGTATCTTGAATGCTGTTATTTAAGATATGTCCCATGTGTAATATTCCTGTTACATTTGGTGGAGGAATCATTATTGAATAACTTTCTTTTCCTTCATCCATTGTAGCTGCAAAATATTTTGATTCTTCCCAGTGTTTATACCATTTTTTCTCTATTTCACTAGGAGAATATATTTTTTCTAACTCCTTCATTGAAACTTTGCCTCCTATATTTTAAAATTTTTAATTTATTTATTATTTTGTAGTTTCTTCTTCTGTATGTGGATTATATTCTTCTATAATTTCTCCAATAAAATCTAAAATTTCTTGTTTTCCACTATTTTTTAGTGAAGAATGGAAAAATACATCTTCATTTGAAAATTCCAATTTTGTTCTAATATCTTTAAGACATTTAAATTTTTCATTATTAGATACTTTATCCATTTTAGTAAAAATAATTTTATAAGGAACGTTGAAGTGTTCTAACCACTCCAACATCTCTATATCTTCACCACTAGGTACTCTTCTTATATCTAAAAGTACAAAAACAAGTTTTTTTCTATTACTTGCTAAATATCTTTCCATTGTTTGTCCCCATTCAGCTTTCATAGCCTTAGGAACTTTTGCAAAACCATAACCAGGTAAATCTACAAAAAACACATCTCTATTGATTAAAAAATAATTTATAAGTTGTGTTCTTCCTGGAGTTTTACTTGTTCTAGCAAGTTTATTTCTTCCAGTTATACTGTTTATTAAAGAAGATTTTCCTACATTTGACCTACCTACAAAGGCAAACTCTATATTTCCAATCTCTTCTGGATAATCCTTCTCATATACAGCTGACTTTACAAATTCTGCTTGTTTTATTATCATTTTTTCTCCTATAATAATCACTAGTCTTGTTTAAAAACTAACTTCTCAACATCATCATAAGTTTTAGCATAATGAATTGTAATATCTTTTTTAACTTCTGCTGGAATTTCATCAGCATCCACTCTATTGTCTTCAGGTAATATTACTTCTCTTATGCCAGCTCTATAAGCTCCTATAACTTTTTCTTTAACTCCACCTATAGCTAATACTTCTCCTGTTATTGTAATTTCTCCTGTCATAGCTATATCTTGTCTTATTTCTCTTCCTGTTAAAACAGATAATATTGCTGTAGTAATAGTGATTCCTGCTGATGGTCCATCTTTTGGAGTAGCACCTTCTGGGAAGTGTAAATGAATATTTTTATTTTCTAAGAAATCTTTTTCATCAATATTATATTTTTTGAAATTAGATTTTACATAAGTAAATGCAACTTCTCCAGATTCTTTCATTACATTTCCTAAAGTTCCTGTTAGGCTTAATTGTCCTTTTCCAGGTATTAATACTCCTTGAACCTCTAAAGTAACTCCACCTACTGAAGTCCAAGCAAGTCCATTAACTATTCCTACTTTATATTCTCTTTCTTTTAATTTTTCAGGTCTAAACTTA from the Fusobacterium perfoetens ATCC 29250 genome contains:
- a CDS encoding alpha/beta fold hydrolase, whose product is MLKTKTIVLDNKESIVYREYGTGNEILIFIHGNICSGIFFEPFLNYFNKNKYRILIPDLRGFGESSYLTKINSISDFSDDLNDFFSKLNINNFTLLGWSAGGPICMNYSSSYPMKVKSLILINSVGVNGYPMYDENGKKYISVEEISQEKSQVLPVLNAIKNQDKLFIKNLWNNAIYIYKKPNCQQSEIEVSASLKQRNLPEVYLALSNFNMTSILFPNIPSLIIFGDSDSIIKKEDIFLTAKYLNTNNIIKILNCGHSPFIDSPNELFKYIDNFIKNFK
- a CDS encoding valine--tRNA ligase, whose product is MKELEKIYSPSEIEKKWYKHWEESKYFAATMDEGKESYSIMIPPPNVTGILHMGHILNNSIQDTLIRYKRMSGFNTLWMPGMDHAGIATQNKVEKKLAEEGLKKEDLGREKFIEETWRWKEKHGGIITSQLRKLGASLDWDRERFTMDEGLSKAVRDIFVKLYNDGLIYQGEYMVNWCPRCGTALADDEVEFEDQAGGFWHIKYQVKDTDEYLIVATTRPETMLGDVAIAVHPDDERYKKFVGKKAILPLIGREIEIIADKYVDMEFGTGALKITPAHDPNDFAIGNKFNLPIINVFTNDAKIVEGYGKYSGLDRFEARKVIGEDLKEQGYLVKFEPYSHNVGTCYRCHTAIEPRVSNQWFVKMKPLAEKALEVVRNGEVKIMPKRWEKVYYNWLENIRDWCISRQIWWGHRIPAWYGPDKKIFVAHTEEEAYAQAKEFYGKDVTLEQEKDVLDTWFSSALWPFSTLGWPEKTKELEMFYPTSTLVTGADILFFWVARMIMFGEYTQGDKPFHNVYLHGIVRDEIGRKMSKSLGNSPDPLDLIDKYGADAIRFTMLYNTSQGQDVHFSEKLLEMGRNFANKIWNVSRFVIMNLDGFDVTKVDKSKLKYELVDKWIFSRLNETSRNVAIELDKFQLDEAAKSVYEFLRGDFCDWYVELAKIRLYNSEDEDSKITAQYVLWTILEAGMRLLHPFMPFLTEEIWQIIKVSGETVMLQKYPVCDEKLVDENVDKAFEYIQEIVSSLRNIRAEAGISPAKFAKVVIKSSNENELNIIKENYKFITKLCNLEEIAYGKDIEKPTQSGFRVAKDSEVYMVLTGLLDIDAEIKKLEAQLEKVSKELEKINAKLSNEKFTSKAPAHILERDRRIQKEYQDKYDKILENIKELKG
- a CDS encoding Na/Pi cotransporter family protein — its product is MYLEIVMKVVGGLGLFLYGMDNMSSGMQKIAGKRLKKILTVLTTNRFLAVAVGMFVTMLVQSSSVSTVMAIGFVNASLLTLQQALGLILGANIGTTITGWILVLNIGKYGLPMAGAAAIFHMFSKSEKWKTRALTVMGLGLIFFGLELMSNGLKPIRSMPEFVSLFSLFNADSYFGALKAAIVGALITAIVQSSSATLGITITLAAQGLINYPTAVALVLGENVGTTITAFLASLSANSNAKRAAYAHSIINIVGVCWAISIFPYYLEFLDFLVNPTSNLTLGIATAHTMFNVINVILFTPFIGQLAKFLCKIVKDDGVDIEKKVTQLDKLMLKTPSVVIEQSRQEVLNMHTEIEDMLKILTDFFDTNKQRFLSEDKLKKLQVIEERMDLYQKEITDINYLVLTSEINDEMKDDTRKNIEICDEYETISDYGVRIGKVLNKFADSEIKLTENERIRLKVLNKGIVEIYELINQGYINKDKTKFVIANEKANEVLKEFRKGRDIHLQNVSKLGISVSQSIGYMDMLNYYRRLRDHMVNIIELYLLDK
- a CDS encoding Gfo/Idh/MocA family protein — protein: MVRIGIAGIGAIAEEYIKLIVENKITNCKVIAFSSRNEIHMKDICEKYSLKNVTLFTDYEKMLDSGLIDMVMICTPHFLHPNMAIKAVEKNIHPLIEKPIGVYSDEVEKLVKLLDEKENIKSGVLYCRRTSKAFNKIKELVENGEVGEIKRVCWIITNLYRTQAYHDSGSWRGSYKGEGGGLLMTQASHQLDLLVWISPNIVKVTGFCYCGKERDIQVENDVTIQLEFENGATGQFIASSREFPGTNRLEIIGSKGQIILNDDSELIFRKLEIDEREYSKTTKELFGKISYVETKLYFDDSDNRIQQAGIVNNFIEALENNKKILCTPKDALKSLYIINGAYLSSWEKKEIEIPLNSQEFRKRLEEHF
- the yihA gene encoding ribosome biogenesis GTP-binding protein YihA/YsxC, which encodes MIIKQAEFVKSAVYEKDYPEEIGNIEFAFVGRSNVGKSSLINSITGRNKLARTSKTPGRTQLINYFLINRDVFFVDLPGYGFAKVPKAMKAEWGQTMERYLASNRKKLVFVLLDIRRVPSGEDIEMLEWLEHFNVPYKIIFTKMDKVSNNEKFKCLKDIRTKLEFSNEDVFFHSSLKNSGKQEILDFIGEIIEEYNPHTEEETTK